The Carassius auratus strain Wakin chromosome 21, ASM336829v1, whole genome shotgun sequence sequence AATGTGAGGTCAATCCCAAAACCTGACATAACCTGAGCAATGGGTTGACTATAACACTGATCAAAAACACACGTGCTAGCGCGGATTCATCATCAGATGTTGGTTATTAATAAAGGCACTGATATGTGGACCACAGGACTGCTGGGACTCCAGACACAGTTCCTGGTTTCAGTGTGTTATTATTAAATGGGGTCAGTCACATTAACTAAGACTAGTCTGACCAATGGCTAATGAGTCACAGACCAATCCACATGTTTTACGCAACCAACttaaaaaacagaattaaattatggccagtcttaaagaaaaaaacttgATGACTAACTTTAAAGACTAGTCGAAGTGTTTTCTGCAACTGGTGACTAAATGCATTTTACTGAACAAAAGCAATCATGTGTCAATGGTTTCCAAGATTGAttctcagaggaaaaaaaaaagggagtTTTAGTTACAGGCCAGAGGGTCACATTTTTATATCCAATGCCAAGAGTTAAGAGCTAAATATGTTCACCCTGGTTCATTTATGTGCAAAATATTTAGTATAAACCATGCATAAAATTGCATCCTGGTAAGATATGTCAACATTTGAACTGCCTTAAAGTGTGTGGAATATCTAACATGAAATTTATGAGTACAAATTTAAGGTTAAAATCTACAAAATTAAGTTCTTTCACATCTTCTTGTGCTTGAatggttgttaaaaaaaaaaaaatagcaaacctAAACAAGACATTTCAAAATGATAAACTTTTGTGAGGACACACGTCTGACCCGATAAAGGATTTTTAGGATATTTGTAAAACTTGACTGAAGCTAAGAGAAACCACTGACACTCACCCATCAGCCTCCATCTTCTTCCTCTTCTCGATGATCTGAAATAAACGGAGACAGTGTGAACATGCTGCAGGACTGAATGAACACCTTACATCTGTTTGCAGCTCACGAGGTTCACAGGGGTGCCATACtgaccagaattttttttattaaataataataataattcaattatattttggcaagtgtgtttttgtgctgatTTAGGCTTGTgatggataaataaatatgacatggaaaaccaccagtaggtggcagcaaatcCCTGCCTTAATgtgtgattcattcattcaaatgattcattcaaaacacatGATTCGTGTAGAAATGAAGCAAGTAGCTGTTGCTTTATGAATGGATCATTGAATCAATGACTCAAACGACTCATTCAAAAGCAGATTCATTTAGGAATGAAACCCCGCAGTGTTTCCATGATGAGATGCATTAATGTCCTGCTCCGGCTCTGATTTGGAACTGTATTCAttgctcaaaaaacaaacaaacaaaaaaaaaaagacagatttgtgtctaaaatgtaacagAATTAAATTGATTGTAGAACTTATATAAAATGGCGATAATGCTCATATGCTAATATTTAGGAAAACGGCACTGATGCTTGTGCATTATTACTAAACTATACCATATCTTATAAAAACTCACACAGAGATATTTTTGGATTTCATAACTTGAATTATAGAGTCATTCAAAATGCATTCTAATAGACTTCATCACACAGTCAATGATTTGAACTCGCAAGAcaagtttgtttttttgcacattgCTAAACAACGATTCCGATATTATCGCACACCCCTAGTTGGAGTTTTATTCCACTCCATCTCTAATTCTTAAAACACCCCACCGAATGTTGCCTGTAAACTCACAGCACTGATTTTCTTCCACTGTCGGTCTAGCTCAGCCTTCTCGTTGGTTTCTTTAAACCGGCGAGTCTTTCGGCCCTCTGACATTTTGATGCCGTACTGGAAGGCAGCCCTACAAACACACAATTATCATCATGAATACATCGAACACACAACCTCAAACCGATGTCAACTGGTGAAGAACAGAGACTGAGTTACTTGGGAAGCGCCTCCTTCTTGTTCATGTAGTCGCTGTACTCCTCTTGAGTGTCGAAGTCCCAGCGGCCCAAAGGACCCTTCTTATTACCctagagagagacacacacgtGAACACACCTGACCAGAGGCACACGGACACATTTCTCCATTACAACTCAGAATCACTCATACCTGGTCCATCTTGCTGTAGTCCACCTCCTCATCACTGTCCACAGCCAGATCATCCATTCTAcaaaacacaagcaaacaaaCTCAGCATCATCAGCATCCTCAACTGTACGAGACAGAAGACGACCTAACTTACGTGGCCGGGTAACACTCGGCGTAACTGTTCGACATCCCAAAGAAATCCCCAAGATGCTTCTTCTCTTCACGTCTGCTTCCAGTGCTCAcggttaaagaaaaaacaaactaaGCATTTAAGAAGTCATTTCATCCCTTGATTGTAGACCACAGCTGgttaaatgctgaaaaaaaaaggctGGTACTTGTGCTAAATACAGTAGCTATATCCAAACATCTGTTGAACTCAAAAATAGCTCgtcatttgaaatgaaatatatacaAGTATTGGCAACTTCACACTTCCGCTCACCCTAACATGAACCTAGATAAAAGAGCGCTATTAGATGAATATCTGAGTATTTGTGCCGAGACTGCATGACATGGAGACATGCACAAGCACAACATCTACAAATACACTGTCTTTTCTACTCTACAGAGAAGAGAAACACATCACTGGAAACTGTAAAGGATCAACTTCAGTGTACACAAAAGCGTtgggaaagttatttttaaaagtaatgcatatcACAATTTTGCATTATTCCCTAAAAAGTAACTAACTGCTTTAAATTAAGGCATAGCTTTTTGaataaatatgtgaccctgaagcTCAAAACCAGTCCCAAGggtagatgttttttttaaatagagatttatgcatcatctgaaataGATAATCTTTACAttgtttttggcataaaagaaaaaaagttttgacccacaaattattattataattttttggctattgctacaaatatacaccaGTGATTTAagacacatttaacattttagtcCGGGACTAGGCTTAAGCATTGTCTATGAAACTGGAGGTAAATGTATTACATTACTTTTAgctcacaatataaaaaaaaaaaaaaaaaattgtgcttttgtaaaataaagaaaaacaggaTGCGCTCTCAACCCTGAACTGGAGCATGTCACAAAAACTACACAAAACTATCAGTATATAGGATGGATACTCGTCCCACAGACATAATAAATATCAACAGAAAGCTTTAAATGTCTAAAACCAAacaattcaaactgaaaacactctctgattatgtaatccaatGGAAAGTTGCATTTCGCTCTGAATGTGCGACGCTGACTCAGAAAACAATAGTTTGATTAATAATCAATTCAAATATCTCCTAGCTTTTTTTTCCAGACATATTCATAGTCTCATAACATATCttagtaataaaattaatatgaaagTGTGATTAGTCAACAAATGGTTTAAGTGAACCGTCCAGAAGAATCTTCAATCGGGAGCAGCCCTACTGAACACTATATGCAATAGTGTGTGATCTACATCTGAACGGACTGATTTTCTGCAGTCTCGTGAAGGATATGGCTCCTGGCCCTGCAAGTGAGCAGCTCCTGCAAACTTCTCATTGATCAGCTTGATCTGGTCCTTCACAGAGCCTGGACCTGAAAGAGACCATCACAGCACTCAACTATAGGACTGACAGCATTTCTTTCAATACCTTTGTGATCAAGAAGTGTGCAACTTGGAGAGTGAACTTTCATGATGATTTTTCTTCGTGCacgttttaataatcttttgtcatgtTTAATCTTGTACACATttgacattacatttaaaagttaacATTCTAAATGGAATGCACTGCAACATcttcattacaaatatattaaatatacaacgTACCAGCATTCAATAGAAATGGCATTGAAGTATGTTTCTCATTATATCTTGTAAATACATTTGGCAGTATACTTAAACAACAGGACAAGAGAAACAATTATAAAACTACTTAAAGACTTAAAGGCACTTCTAAGCTcagttaattgcatttaatataaatccaTTTTCAATTCATTGCAATTGACATGCAATTGTattatgcattaaatttaattgaaaaaggTAATACTATTATTTTCATGTGGAAACGCTGAAGTTTTATAGATTATCAGGAATATGAAGATTGTGAGAATTTACCTTTATCAATGTCCACGGCCTGAAAAGACAGAAATATTGTATATGCATTAGAAATATCACAATTATTAGTAATATTCTTAAGTTTTGCACTAACAGTCAGAGGCAATGAGAATCACAGACACAGCACTGATCATCTGACCTCGTCATCATCAGCTCGGGGTTTCTCGAAGTAACTGTGTCGTCTTTTCTCCTCTTCCcgatccctctctctctccctctctctgtccctctctctctctcgctctctctccctctctcgctcacgGTAGCGCTCCTTCTCTTTGTCTCGGATGATCTTGGAGGTGGAGGGTGCGTAGTCACCGATGTCGTCAAAGATGCTGGAAACACACAGATGTTAGCAAGCTTCATTTCAGATCATAAACTTAGCCTTAAGACTGTGTGTCAACTCACCTTATGTCGGCCTCTGGTGCCTTCTTCTCATCCAGACGCcctgaaaacacagaaaacaccctAAAGTTTAGCTTTTACAAACAATAAGGATGGGCAAGAGTCACTTTCTCATCAGAAATGTGAAAAGGCACATGAATTATAGACGTGTTTCAGTGATTTAAAATGCAACTAGTAGAAGGTATCTTGACTTAAACTTCAGGTGCATCACTCAAAGCTGATCTGTAGTGAACACATTAGCGGAGCGGCGCAGGGAAACCACCTTTGTCCTTCTTCTTGAGCTTCTTGTTGCGGGTGCCCTGCCTCAGGTACGACAGGATCTGTGTTAGTTTGCTGATGACTATGTCATTAGTGGTGAGCGTCGTCTGAGCCTGAGGAACAAAAACAGCAGTGACAAGACTTTCAGAATCATCTAGTGCCGTCTGATCATACATCCTCACTGgtttctgttttctatttcacACTATAGTTGACATGATGgggtttttgtggaaaatgtttaATATGTCGAGGTCAGATCACTGAAACCACATCCAGATGCAGACCAAACACATCTGCGGCACCAGTTACGACTGAAACTATTCCTCTTCTTCTCATTCACCTCCTCACCTGTTCAATCACAAGCTACTTAATACTGCATCTATGCATGCAACTGATGTGAAATCAGAGGGGGTTCataaaaaaagagacaataaAAACCGCTTTGTGCATcaaaatttgatttttaaaagtgCACAAATCTGCAAACTGCCAACAAtgcattgcatgggtcaaaatagttttttttttaggccaaaaatcattaagatattaagtaaagatcatgttccatgaagatatttagttcatttcctaccataaatatatcaaaacttaatatttgattagtaatatgcattgctaagaattcatttgaacaactttaaagatgattttctcaatatttagattttttttgctctctcagattccagattttcaaatagtccgaatattgtcctcctaacgaACCGCACATcgatggaaagatgatttattcagctttcagatgatccATATATCTTCAACTGGCCCTTATGACTCTCTATTTATCCTCAGACTACTATGGTTTATGAAAACCTGACAATGTCACAGGACTGATTCTCCCACAGATGAGAAGGTTTGTGCTGGTGTGTACCTCCATGGTGGGGCAGTCAGCTTTGCTGCGGATGAGTGTGGTGGGGATGTCTGTGTCTGCGTACTCGTCCTCCAGGTCCACCACATACGCCATGCGTCCCGGCAGGAAGAGCTCGTTACGCTCCATCTGACGAGCCTTGAACAGGATCCGATAGATGTTGCGTCCTGAAGAACAGAAGACCGTGAGCTTACACAACATCATGGGCTGAAGCACTACTGCATTCATTTACATTATCTGAACCGGGTAATACATTAATATTAGCTCTGTTATCTTCGTTATTCTGCTGATGATACGAAACGGAAATATTGTGCATATTGCGCTAATGTTAAAAGGTTTAGCTTGTAAAGACAGTAATCCAGTGTTATCCTCCTGATAGGAGCTACTTCTGATGCATTCTGTGCTACGTGCACAGCACAGACAGCTTTGATGATTATAATGTGTGTTTCTGAAAGAGTGTTAAACTCTGactataaactatttaaataaaaacttatttttacattatgCAACTACTACACACTGTGAAGTTTCTGGAATGgcaactgtatttaaatgacatttgtgACAAATGACAAAAACTTAATCTGTGACATTGGATGGGACAAAAAAAATGATCTGATCCTGTACGCCAGAATTCATTTGCACATAAAGTCCTGCAAACTCAAAGACCTGCTGCAACTCGTTCTGTGAGATGTGCAAAgcattttttattgcttttgatGTATttcttgacattttaaaatgctcatttagtaaaaaaaaaaataagtcagtAAGCAAGCATGGTCTAGATTGTTTTTTAATTGCTGATTTTCCAAGAGCAAATGCAAAAACACTGAGATATACACTTTTTAGCTCCATAACCTGGCCtgattattgcattattttcctTATGCAGtctttaatcacacacacacacacacacacacacacacacacgctgaactCACCCAGACGAGTCTTGAACTCAATCTTCTGCTCTGGATCTTCATCTTTCCTGTCAAACACAAACATGTTGAAAGACACTTGGAAacagaccaaacacacacacacacacacacacatacgattTTCCGGCACATACTTGACTTCCTTCTGCACTTTCTCGATCATGTCCTCCTCCTCGCGCTCTTTATTAGTGATCTCAGCTCGGACCTGAAACCGAAGCACTAGTAAGCAGAAGGCAGCATGCGTCAGCTGTACGAGTGTCCGTCAGTGTCTCTGCAGTCGTACCTTCTGTAGCAGAGCGAAGTCCAAACCCTTCACCAAGTGAGTGTGCTCCATGTCACCTCCCAAGAACTTGGACTCCTGGATCAGCTGACGCCGCTTCTCTGCTGCCGATTTGTCCCTGTTCAGCAAAGGAGACACAACAAATGCATGCTTCAATCCACACAACAATACCTAGAACCAGTCTGCAATGAAATAAGATGAAAGAAAGCACCCCAAATTATGCATTACTGCAATTAAAGGCACAATGAATGATAGAAATAACTGTCTTGAACCCATTTCTCTCTGTTATTCTGCATTACAGCAGGAATGGACACTCACGCCTCTGCAGTGGGTCCCACGGCTCGATAGTTGGCCGTGGTGCTGATGAGCTCCGTCTCCTCGTAGTCTTTATTAACCCCGTCACGTCTCTCTCGAGCACGGTCGCGGTATTTCTCGGCCAGCTCGCGCTCGCGCTCCATCTCTTGCTGACGCAGCTTAGCGTAGTAACTTCAGACAGAAGCGCAAAGGGTTAACAGAGAAACACTATCAAAACCTCTTCTTGCGTGCATCACATcatactattaaaaatattagtCATTCTGTAATAACT is a genomic window containing:
- the ik gene encoding protein Red; the protein is MPERESDVYSNPLAPDGHEVEDHRSALQSKLTNEDFRKLLMTPRSTPSSAPPSKTRHHEMPREYNEDEDPAARRRKKKSYYAKLRQQEMERERELAEKYRDRARERRDGVNKDYEETELISTTANYRAVGPTAEADKSAAEKRRQLIQESKFLGGDMEHTHLVKGLDFALLQKVRAEITNKEREEEDMIEKVQKEVKKDEDPEQKIEFKTRLGRNIYRILFKARQMERNELFLPGRMAYVVDLEDEYADTDIPTTLIRSKADCPTMEAQTTLTTNDIVISKLTQILSYLRQGTRNKKLKKKDKGRLDEKKAPEADISIFDDIGDYAPSTSKIIRDKEKERYRERERERERERERDRERERERDREEEKRRHSYFEKPRADDDEAVDIDKGPGSVKDQIKLINEKFAGAAHLQGQEPGSRREEKKHLGDFFGMSNSYAECYPATMDDLAVDSDEEVDYSKMDQGNKKGPLGRWDFDTQEEYSDYMNKKEALPKAAFQYGIKMSEGRKTRRFKETNEKAELDRQWKKISAIIEKRKKMEADGVNVKRPKY